A part of Pseudochaenichthys georgianus chromosome 23, fPseGeo1.2, whole genome shotgun sequence genomic DNA contains:
- the ccdc59 gene encoding LOW QUALITY PROTEIN: thyroid transcription factor 1-associated protein 26 homolog (The sequence of the model RefSeq protein was modified relative to this genomic sequence to represent the inferred CDS: inserted 2 bases in 1 codon; substituted 1 base at 1 genomic stop codon) has protein sequence MAPTDNQXKGSXFVAKAGNWKKPQNTLHGVKKRKWVLDNKVFEGSVKEGQGFALKRKEKVKHEYNKLLRKEKRTPASNALFKEEYPEHLRHLYVAEAEKLRNEAWTHRLNRTKQRLLGQEKREETAEHDEDDAPAEAAEPVPEDAGGSEQTDAGPVNSEPAASSEKDSLPMSNRMRKKMQKKTSYEKTKEEFESVEEKRKKKKEEFLTDKQQRDEAIKKYKQKKEETFQILSKKTKKGQPNLNLQMEYLLQKITQGAGK, from the exons ATGGCACCGACTGATAACCA AAAAGGATCATAGTTTGTGGCAAAAGCTGGTAACTGGAAGAAACCACAAAATACCCTACATGGTGTCAAGAAGAGGAAATGGGTCCTCGACAACAAAGTATTTGAAGGCAGTGTTAAAGAAG GGCAAGGGTttgctttaaaaagaaaggaaaaAGTCAAACATGAGTACAACAAACTGCTGCGTAAGGAGAAAAGGACCCCTGCGTCCAACGCTCTCTTCAAGGAGGAGTACCCCGAACACCTCCGGCATCTATACGTGGCCGAGGCAGAGAAACTGAGGAACGAGGCCTGGACCCATCGCCTTAACAGGACCAAGCAGAGACTGTTAGGGCAGGAGAAAAGAGAAGAGACAGCTGAACATGATGAAGATGATGCTCCTGCTGAAGCTGCTGAACCAGTTCCAGAAGATGCTGGTGGATCTGAGCAGACAGATGCTGGACCTGTGAACTCTGAACCAGCAGCATCCTCAGAGAAAGACAG TCTTCCAATGAGCAACCGCATGAGgaagaaaatgcagaaaaagacgTCCTACGAGAAAACAAAAGAGGAATTTGAGTCAGTGGAAGAAAAACGGAAAAAGAAGAAAGAG GAGTTCCTGACAGACAAGCAGCAGAGAGACGAAGCCATCAAGAAGTACAAACAGAAAAAGGAGGAGACTTTTCAGATACTCAGCAAAAAGACCAAGAAAGGACAACCCAATCTGAACTTACAGATGGAGTATTTGCTTCAAAAGATCACTCAAGGAGCTGGGAAATGA